The following is a genomic window from Flavobacterium crassostreae.
TTTGGATTTGATGTAAGCATTTTTATTTAAGGTTCTCCAAGCACAGAATGCCTTAGCTTGGGTCCATTTTACTCCCACAACTGGATAATCTCCGTATGCTTTGTGCCAAAAATAATCGTTATGCATTGGCTCATTGTAAGAGTAAGCAAAATCTTTGATCCAAACGGTTGTATCTGGATATACTTTTACTTCTTCTGTTTTAACAAAATCTTTTCTTTTGCCAACTTTAGCTTTAGCTGCAGCTTGAATATCCATCCATGAATAACGGAATTTCAATTTATCGACATCAATAGTTCTTAATCCATTATAGGATGCTTCTATGGGTAGGTACATAGAGTCCATAACTTCAGTATAGTATTCGTCTGGGTATAATTTGGTGTCTTTTATCAACTTAACTTTTTTGTTAAGCTTTCTACCCGCATAAGGATCATCGGACGTACCTACACTATAGTAGTTGTCATACATGTATTTATCATACGCAGTCATTTTTTCGGGATCGGAGTCATTAAAAGCAAAATCGCCAATACTTCCTCCTTTTTTTCCTTTTCCATCACCGCCTTTTACACCCGTTTCGTCAGCAAGAATTGCTAACCTAACACGCATTGTAGAGTCTTTAACCCAATCCACAAATTGACGGTACTCGCTATTGGTTATTTCTGTTTCGTCCATATAGAATGACCTAACTGTCACCGTTTTTGTAGGCGCGTCTTGTACATTGGCAACATCCTGATCGGATTTTCCCATGATAAAAGATCCACCAGGAACTAAAGTCATACCGTAAGGCTTTTCTGGATGCCATTTTCCACCGTTGACTCCGACTAATTCACCTCTGTCGCCTGATTTACCACAGCTGTTTAATAATGTCAAAATTGCAACAAACGCAACTAGATTCTTCATATAAATTTGGGGTTATAAGTTCAATATAATTTAAAGGATGTAAACGTATTTATTATTTTAATAAAAAACAATTTTTATACATAAAACCATCTTGATTTTTAAAAAAGAAATATACTATCAAAAACAATTAACAAAATATTAGTTTATTTGTACAAACGTAAATAAATATTTTTAAATAAAAAAACATTTATTTTGATGTTCTATCATATATTTTATATTTAGCAAAACAAATAAGGGTTAAACACTATTTTTTCTTTGTGCTTTCCACCATCTCTCAGGCAATTCTTGATTGCAAGCTCCTAAATACTCATCGTAAGAACAAGGTAATAACGTATTTCTTTTTAATTTATTGTTGCCATTTGAAATAAAAGGGATTTCGATCCACCAACGATCTGTTTTATCGCTTTTGTAAAACACCAAAACCTCTTCGTCTATTGGCACTATGTATTTTATATAATTATCTCTGGTTCCAAATGGATATTCGTAAGATCTATAATGAAATCCTTCTATAAAATACCAAATTATTTGCGCTATTAAAACACCTTCTGAGGGCTGGTTGTTTTGATTGAACACTCCAAAGATGGATACTTTATCACTTATACCGGCGTATCTGGAGAGAGCACAAATTTCTTTGCCATTAAAACCATTGGGAGCAAAGTTGGTGAAATTTCCGGAGTCTGCGGATTTTACGGCATGTAAATCCAAACTTACAATATCGGCATCTCTAAATACTGGTTCTGCCAAAGCAATATTATTAGAAATTTCTCCTAATCGGTACCCATCAAAAAATAGTTTTTCAATTAAATCAATCTCTTCTTGCGAGTTATAATACGTTTGATACCCTATATTACAGTAGTTAAAAAGGTTGTTTGGCGCATCAATAATCATCTTTGTTAAATAAGAATCTACCAACTCACCGGCTTCTTCTTTTCCAAAATCAAATTTGCTGTCTATGGCAACTAGATTTACCATTTGCTCTAACGCATCATAGGCTCTATAAAGCGCATAGGTTAAATCTTGAGATCCTCCTATCACTATTGGAATCACCTTGTTTTTGAGCAGTTTGCTCACTACTTTGCGCAAAGCAAAATAGGTGTCGCTAACGGTGTTTCCGGCGGGTATATCTCCCAAATCTGCAATAGAGGCATCCCAATTTCCGGGAAACATGCTGTAGAGTTCTTCTCGGACGGATACTAAATCCACACCACTGCTTGCCTCTACTGATCCTCGATTTTCTGCTACACCAAGTATTGCTAGTTGTATCTTACTTATGTCCGGAAATTGCTCTGTTGTATGAAAAACAACTTTACTGCCTAGCTGTTGCGAAGTTAGTGTTTTTAGCTTTTCTATAATCGGGGCAGCAACGGGCTTTAAAAAATCAAATTCCATTTTATTTCTTTTTAGCAACTGGTTTCTTTACTACCGTTTTCTTAGCTGCTGGCTTTTTGGCGGGTGCTTTTTTGGCTGCTGTTTTTTTGGCTGGCGTTTTTTTGGCAATCATTTCTTGCACTTCGGCCAAGGTTAATTTTGCTGCCTCAACTTCTTTACCTAATTCAATTTTTATTTTTCCTTTTGTAATTACGGATCGTCCCCAACGGGCTTTTTCGACCAAAATACCTTCTTCTTCCCAATTATGGATAACTTTATCTATATTTTTCTGTATTTTTTCTTCAATTAAAGTCTCAATATCTTGTTGGGATAAATTATCAAAATCATACTTTTTATTCACGTTGATGAACATGCCGTTCCATTTTATAAAAGGACCAAATCGCCCCACTCCTCTTTGCACACCTTCTCCTTTATAAACTGCAATAGGCGCATCTGCAAGTGCTTTTTCGTCTATTAATTGTTTTGCACGTTCTAGGTCTACATCTAGGGGATTTTCTCCTTTGGGCAAGGATATAAAAATAGCTCCATGGCGTACGTAAGGCCCATAACGACCGTTACTTACCTCTACTTCATCGTCTTGATAGGATCCTAAATTTTTGGGCAACAAAAACAAATTTAAAGCTTCTTCAAGATTAATTGTACCAATGTTTTGGTCTCCCATCAAACTGGCAAATTTCTTCTCCTCATCATCTGCAGCACCTATTTGAGCCATTGGTCCAAATTTACCCAAACGTACGGATACTGGTTTTCCGGTTGTAGGATCGGTTCCTAAAATTCGTTCGCCGCTCTCTCGTTCTGCGTTGGCCTCAACATCTTTTACTGTTGGATGAAATTGATCGTAAAATTCTTTCATCATAATTGCCCAATCTACATTTCCTTCGGCAATTTCATCAAAGTCTTGCTCTACCTTTGCTGTAAAATTATAATCTAAAATAGCCCCAAAATTTTTAACCAAAAAATCTGTAACTATAGTACCAATATCTGTAGGGACTAATTTTCCTTTATCAGAACCAGTGTTTTCTTTGAGTAATTTTTCAACTACTGCATTGGCCTGTAGCGTCAATTGGGTATAATTGCGCTCTTGACCATCTAGGTTTCCTTTTTCTACGTAATTTCGGTTTATAATTGTAGAAATTGTTGGCGCATACGTAGAGGGACGACCAATACCCAACTCTTCGAGTTTTTTTACCAACGAAGCCTCTGTATAACGTGCTGCTGGTCTGGTATATCTTTGGGTTGCTGTGATGTAATTGTTTGCTAATTTTTCGTTCACTTTCATGGCCGGCAACATGCCTTCCTGTTCTTCTTCGTCGTCATCATGCCCTTCTAGATATACTTTCAAAAATCCTTCAAAGAGCAATACCTCTCCAGATGCGGTGAATAATTCTGCATGATTGTCTGCCTCAATTTTTACGTTAGTTCGCTCTAATTTGGCATCGCTCATTTGAGACGCCAGCGTTCTTTTCCAAATCAAATCATACAGGCGTGCTTGATCTCTATCAATATTTACCGTATGTCTGGACATATCTGTAGGTCTGATCGCCTCATGCGCCTCTTGAGCTCCTTTGTTTTTGTTGGTAAAGGTTCTGGGTCTAGAAAACTCTTTTCCATAAGACTTGATGATTTCTTCCTCGGCAGCCTCCATGGCGTCTTTAGATAGGTTTACACTATCGGTTCTCATATAAGTTATCAATCCCGCCTCATACAAACGTTGTGCTAACTGCATGGTTATCCCTACTGGCAAATACAATTTACGAGCTGCTTCTTGCTGTAGCGTAGAGGTCGTAAAAGGCCCTGTGGGTGATTTTTTGGTGGGTTTGGTTTCTAAATCCGAAACCGTATAAGTAGAACCTATGTTTTTATTTAAAAAATCTTCGGCTTCTTTTTTAGTATTAAAATTTTTAGGCAATTTGGCTTTAAACGATTTACCTGCTAGATTAGTAAACTCGGCCACTACAGAATAACTTGCTACGGCATTAAAGTTCTGAATATCTCTTTCTCGCTCTACAATCAAACGTACGGATACCGATTGCACTCTTCCGGCCGAAAGACCACCTTTAATTTTTCTCCAAAGCACTGGAGACAGCTCATAACCTACCAATCTATCCAAAACCCTACGTGCTTGTTGTGCATTGACTAAGTTATAATCAATTTCTCTAGGATTTTCAATAGCTTTTAAAATTGCTGATTTGGTAATCTCATGAAAAACAATTCGTTTTGTTTTTTTAACATCTAGTTTAAGTTCTTCAAATAAATGCCAAGAAATAGCCTCACCCTCACGATCCTCATCACTCGCCAACCAAACCATTTCGGCTTTTTTGGCCAAGCCTTTCAACTTGGTCACTAATGCTTTTTTATCGGACGAAACCTCGTACTTGGGTTTAAAATTATTCTCTACATCTACCCCTATTTCTTTTGAAGGTAAGTCTGCTATGTGACCATAACTGGATTCTACTTGAAAATCACTACCCAAAAATTTTTCTATTGTTTTTGCTTTTGCCGGGGACTCAACTATCACTAAATTCTTTGCCATTGCTCTATTTTTCTCGGACAAAAGTAGAAGTTTTTTTTAAATATTGGGCTTTTCAGAATTTTAAAAATATTTTTGACCTTAAGAACCGCCTTTAAAAACCCTTCCAGAAAACAATATATGCGATCTGCTGTATGATGGTTGGCAAATAGTTGACTGAAATTATCTCTGAAAATACATGCTTTACGGAATCCCGTAAAACACAAACGAATAATACAATTACCTTTACCCTTGTAAAAACAAATTTTATTAAAAATGGCAGAAGAATTAACACAAAATCCAAAAAAATCTAAAACCGAGAATGACAAGCTAAATTTCAATCAATATGGTTTCAGGTCAGCAAGTAAAGTATTGTCAAATTCAGACTCTTTGGAAGGGTTTTTAGATAATGTTTATGATAGTTTTTTAAACGAGCAAAAAATTGATGAGCAAGGTTTAAAAG
Proteins encoded in this region:
- a CDS encoding formimidoylglutamase, yielding MEFDFLKPVAAPIIEKLKTLTSQQLGSKVVFHTTEQFPDISKIQLAILGVAENRGSVEASSGVDLVSVREELYSMFPGNWDASIADLGDIPAGNTVSDTYFALRKVVSKLLKNKVIPIVIGGSQDLTYALYRAYDALEQMVNLVAIDSKFDFGKEEAGELVDSYLTKMIIDAPNNLFNYCNIGYQTYYNSQEEIDLIEKLFFDGYRLGEISNNIALAEPVFRDADIVSLDLHAVKSADSGNFTNFAPNGFNGKEICALSRYAGISDKVSIFGVFNQNNQPSEGVLIAQIIWYFIEGFHYRSYEYPFGTRDNYIKYIVPIDEEVLVFYKSDKTDRWWIEIPFISNGNNKLKRNTLLPCSYDEYLGACNQELPERWWKAQRKNSV
- the topA gene encoding type I DNA topoisomerase, whose product is MAKNLVIVESPAKAKTIEKFLGSDFQVESSYGHIADLPSKEIGVDVENNFKPKYEVSSDKKALVTKLKGLAKKAEMVWLASDEDREGEAISWHLFEELKLDVKKTKRIVFHEITKSAILKAIENPREIDYNLVNAQQARRVLDRLVGYELSPVLWRKIKGGLSAGRVQSVSVRLIVERERDIQNFNAVASYSVVAEFTNLAGKSFKAKLPKNFNTKKEAEDFLNKNIGSTYTVSDLETKPTKKSPTGPFTTSTLQQEAARKLYLPVGITMQLAQRLYEAGLITYMRTDSVNLSKDAMEAAEEEIIKSYGKEFSRPRTFTNKNKGAQEAHEAIRPTDMSRHTVNIDRDQARLYDLIWKRTLASQMSDAKLERTNVKIEADNHAELFTASGEVLLFEGFLKVYLEGHDDDEEEQEGMLPAMKVNEKLANNYITATQRYTRPAARYTEASLVKKLEELGIGRPSTYAPTISTIINRNYVEKGNLDGQERNYTQLTLQANAVVEKLLKENTGSDKGKLVPTDIGTIVTDFLVKNFGAILDYNFTAKVEQDFDEIAEGNVDWAIMMKEFYDQFHPTVKDVEANAERESGERILGTDPTTGKPVSVRLGKFGPMAQIGAADDEEKKFASLMGDQNIGTINLEEALNLFLLPKNLGSYQDDEVEVSNGRYGPYVRHGAIFISLPKGENPLDVDLERAKQLIDEKALADAPIAVYKGEGVQRGVGRFGPFIKWNGMFINVNKKYDFDNLSQQDIETLIEEKIQKNIDKVIHNWEEEGILVEKARWGRSVITKGKIKIELGKEVEAAKLTLAEVQEMIAKKTPAKKTAAKKAPAKKPAAKKTVVKKPVAKKK
- the gldK gene encoding gliding motility lipoprotein GldK, which produces MKNLVAFVAILTLLNSCGKSGDRGELVGVNGGKWHPEKPYGMTLVPGGSFIMGKSDQDVANVQDAPTKTVTVRSFYMDETEITNSEYRQFVDWVKDSTMRVRLAILADETGVKGGDGKGKKGGSIGDFAFNDSDPEKMTAYDKYMYDNYYSVGTSDDPYAGRKLNKKVKLIKDTKLYPDEYYTEVMDSMYLPIEASYNGLRTIDVDKLKFRYSWMDIQAAAKAKVGKRKDFVKTEEVKVYPDTTVWIKDFAYSYNEPMHNDYFWHKAYGDYPVVGVKWTQAKAFCAWRTLNKNAYIKSKKKGRDLVNSFRLPTEAEWEYSARGGLESATYPWGGPYTKSDRGCFLANFKPNRGDYAADDALYTVEAKSYDPNGYNLYNMAGNVSEWTDSSYDPNAYEYVSTMNPNVLDASNKRKVVRGGSWKDVAYFLQVSTRDFEYADSARSFIGFRTVQDYMGLQTTGNKRK